DNA from Amycolatopsis sp. DSM 110486:
TAGACGGCGATCACGAAAATCAGGCTCGTGTGCAGGCCGGCGAGCCCGGCCACACCGACGCCGACCGCGACCGGGCCCGTGATCCCGTGCGGCCTCAGCAGGTGCTTCGCCAGGGCGAGCATCGCGGGCAACATCGCGACACCGGCGACGTAGGGCCACAGCGGTCCGCGCCACAGCGAGTCGTACGGGAAAGAGGTGAACCACGTCGTGACGGCGGCAGCGGCAGCGACACCCAGCGGAGGCATCTTCCACGCGTGGCACATCGCCGCGACGCCGAGCGGCACGGCAAGGATGACCGCCAGGACGGCCAGGTTGAGCGTGGGCATCATCGTCAGCCCGCCCGTGCCGAAGACCAGGGCGAGCAGCGCGTGGTAGGTGTCCGGGTAGAAGTAGTCCGTTTGGTTCGGCAGGTTCGCGATCGTGCCCACAGTGGACGGCCGCGCGTCACCGTGCTCCGCGATCCAGCGGACGAGGTTGCCGTGGAACGGGGCGTCCCAGCCCTGCTGGACGCTGTCGATCCCGTTCGTGCCGCGGAAGAACGTCACCGCGCCGACCGCCATTCCGGCGAGGACACCGAGACCCATCAGGACGTGGTCGCGCACGGGCAACCGCGCTTCCGGCTCTTCGGCCACGCGTTCCGGGTGCCGGCGCGCGGTGAACCGGTGCGCCGCGAAAGACAGTCCGAAACCGACGGCGGAGAGCACCAGCGTCCACAGCGCGACGTCGAGCATCGACCAGCGGATGCCGAACCCGCCGAGCACCGGGACGCCGAGGGCGACGATGCCGAATGTCATCAGCGGAGCGGCCGCAGCAAGCGTCCACCCCCTGAGCCGGATGGCGGCACCGAAGACGAGCCCGGGCAGCCAGAACGCCACTAACACCAAGAGAACGTTCATCGAATTCGGTGTCCAACCTGATCTGCGCTTGATCCCGACGCATTCACGGGCGTGATTCCGCGGTCACACTACTGCGACCCTACGAAGACGCTTCACCGGTGCCCGAAGTTGCCTCCACCGGCGATTTCCCGAGCACGAAGGCGAGCACGACGACGAGCCCGACGGTCGGCGCGGCCGCCAGCGCGATGACCGCGCGAAGCACGGTGTCGCCCGGCAACACCAGCAGCAGCACCGACGCAGTCGCGGCGACCACCGCCCAGGTGACCAGCACGCGCCGAGCCTGCGTCCGCGCGATGAGCACGGCGGTGAGCAACTGCATCGGCACCAGTAGCACCGACGACCACACGAGTCCCGCGACGGCCCAGCCGTCCACTTGGTAGCCCGCGCCGTTGACGAACTGCACGGCCCACGGCCCGATCAGCGCGCCGACGACGGCACCCAGTGCGGCCAGCGCCAGCGACGCGAGCGTGCCCAGCGACAGCACCCGGCGCAGCCGGTGGCGTCCCTCCGCGCTGGTGGACAACCGCACGACGAACGGCACGGCGAGCGACTGCACGGGTCCGATCAAGGTGAGCGGCAGCCTGGCGATGACGAGCGCGGCGAACAACGCGCCGATCCGGTCGCGGTCCCCACCGGGGGCGAGCAGGCCGACCAGCGCCGGGTAGCCCGTGATGACGCTGGCCGTCAGCGCGGCGCCGAGCAGGAGCATCAGCATCCGGCGTAGCGTCACAGACCAGCCGTCGCCATCCGCGTGCAGGTCGACCAGGCTGCGCGCCTGCCGGATGAACAGCAGCCAGGCGAAGGAGCCGGCCGCGACCGCGAGCGCCAGCGACACGAGATTGTAAGCCGTCGCGACCACGAGGGCGCCGAGCACGAGGGCGCGCACTGCCGGCTCGGCCACCACCAGCCAGGAGAAGTGCTTGACCTGGTGTTGCCCGATCAGCAGCCCGCGGGTCCCGAACTGGCAGGCGAACGCGATGCCGCCGGCCAGGACGATCAGCGCCAGCTCCCACGTGCCGTGGAACAGCCGCTCGTTGACCGGCGGGATGAGCAGGCACAGGCCGAACAGGGCTGCCACCGCGGCGCCGGTCGCCACCGCTCGCAGCGCACCGCGTCCCGCGAGACCGCCGGTGAGGCCTGCCACCGCGGACTGGCGCGAAAGCTCCTGCTCCAGTGGCGACAGCGCGCTGCCGAGCCCCATGAGGAGGCCCCAGAACGTCACGAAGGTCGCGTACTGGTCCGGCGGCAGCAACCGGGCACAGGCGACGGTGAGGACGTAGCCGAGGCCGATCGACACGATCAGCGAGCCGCCGAGCTTGCCCGCGGTCCCGCGAGCGCCACCGCCCGGGGCCTTGGTGCCCGATTCCTGCGCTTCGCTCACCGGCGAGCTCATCGGCGGCGCAGGATCGTCCGCAGCGCGAGGTACAAGCCCCGCACGACCCCCGCGCCGAAGCCGGTCGCGAACACCGGCAGCAGGGTGGTGACCGCTCGGGCCTCCGCGTTCGTGGCGCCGCAGCGCTTCACCGCGGCACCGGCCGCGACCGCCCCTGCCACCCCCACGACGGCTGCGGTTTTGGGCTTCTTGGCGGCGAGGCCGAGTCCGACGACACCGACGGCGAGCGCACCGAACAACGCGTTTCGGGCCACGCCCGGAGAAGCGAGGTACGAATCGACATAGGTGGTGCCACGAAAGAATGATTGAGAGTAGAATTTTTTGAACGAGTCGCGCCCGTGATACGTCGCCGACAGGTCCGGTGCGAGGAAAATCCGCTCGCGTTCCGCAATCCAGCGCAGCATCCGGGTGTCGTCACTGGCGAACCGGATGTCGTCGAACAAAGACGCGAACGCGACCACGGAACCTTCGAGGAGCTCGCGGCGCGCGCAGAAAAACGTGGTGCCCTTGGGGTACACGTCGAAGTCTTCGATACCGAAGGACATCAGCCGCGGGTTCGCGCAGTAACGCCGCCACGGAACCTTGACCAGACCTGCCATGAAGCCCGCGTAAGGATTGTGTTCCGATGCGACGTTGATGTGGCCGTTCCACACCGCGCGCTCGGGATGTTCGACCAGCTGATCGCGCAGAAAAGTGAGGCTGTGCTGGTCGACGATCACCCGGCTGTCCAGCAGCATGATCCAGTCTCCGGAAGCCTTGGACATGCCGGCGCGGCGGGCTTCAAACCGGCCGCCGTTCGCCTGGCTGAGCACAGTGATCCCGTGTCGTTCGCGCAGTTCGGTGAGCTTTTCGGCGGTGGCGTCCGTGCTTCCGTCGTCGACCACGAGGATCTCGACCGGCCACTGCGCCGCCTCCGCGGAGGCGACCAGCGCGCCGACGGAGCGACTGATCCAGTCCTGCTCGTTGTAGACCGGAATCACGACGCTGAGCGAGGGGAGGAGCGGGTTCGCACTCACCGGGCCGAGGCTACCCTGTGCCCCGGGGCCGGACGTGCCCAGTATCCTTCGGGCACCGGCAAACCGACCAGAAATGGGCCTTACGGTGATTTCCTTCATTCTCGGCACCACCGCGGAACTGATCAAGATCGCGCCGGTCTACCACGGGATCGCCGAACGCGGCATGAGGCCGAAGATCTGGTTCACCGCGCAGCACGTGGACGAGGTCGCCGACGTGCTGTCGGACCTCAAGCTGCCCGAGCCCGACGTGTGGCTCGTGCCGGAGGACAAGGCCCACAACCTGGAGTCGCCGGCGCAGGTGCCGGCCTGGGCCGCGCAGGTGCTGCGCACCGCGTGGAGCCGCCGCGCCGAGCTGCGCGCCGCGCTGAACGAGGACGGCCGTCCGCCGCTCGTGCTGGTGCACGGCGACACCTTCACCACGCCGTACGGCTCGCTGATCGGCAAGCGCATCCTCAAGTCGCGGGTCGGGCACGTCGAGGCGGGCGCGCGGTCGGGCAGCATCCTGTCGCCGCTGCCGGAAGAGCTGAACCGCAAGATCGCGGCGAAGATCGTGGACATGCACTTCGCGCCGAGCGCGCGTGAGGTGAACAACCTGCGCCACGCGCGCGGTGTCGTCGTCGACACCGAGGCAAACACCGCGATCGACGCGATGCGCCTGGCCATCAACCAACCGCTGGACGTGCCGAACCTGCCGGAGAAGTTCGGTCTGGCCACTCTGCACCGCTTCGAGCTCGTCTCGCGCGCGGACAAGTACCGCGAGGCGCTGGAGATCCTGCGCGAGCAGAGCCGCAAGATGCCGATCCTGTACATGGCGGGCGCGCCGGAGCGGGAGAAGATCCGGTCGCTGGGCCTGGACAACCTGTTCGACGACAAGTTCATCGCGCAGCCCAAGATGCGTTACCTGAAGTTCCTGCCGCTGGTGGCGCGCGCCGAGTACGTCGTCACCGACTCCGGCGGCCTCTCGGCCGAGTGCTACTACCTCGGCCTGCCTTGCGCGGTGCACCGCGAGCGCACGGAAACCCCGCAGCACCTGGGCGAAACCGTGGTTCTGACGGAGATGCGCGGCGACAAGCTGCAGAACTTCCTGGACACGTACCAGAACCGCCGCGGTGAGTCCTGGATGGACAAGTACCACCCGTCCGACATCATCGTCGACACGCTGGCGCAGCTCGGCTACTGCTGAACCACAGCAACGCGAAACGGCCCCTTCACCGCGGTGAAGGGGCCGTTTGCTGTTGTCTACACAGTTACTACAGAGCCCGCCGGCCGGACAACGCACGGCCGAGGGTCAGCTCGTCGGCGAACTCCAGGTCGCCGCCCATCGGCAGGCCCGAAGCCAGCCGCGTGACGGACAGGCCCGGGAAGTCGCGCAGCATGCGGACCAGGTACGTGGCCGTGGCCTCGCCCTCGGTGTTGGGGTCCGTGGCGATGATGATCTCGCTGATGTCCGCCGCACCGATGCGCTTGAGCAGCTCACGCATGCGCAGCTGCTCCGGCCCGATGCCCGACAACGGGTCGAGCGCCCCGCCCAGGACGTGGTAGCGGCCCTTGAACTCGCGCGTGCGCTCCACGGCCAAGACGTCCTTCGGCTCCTCGACCACGCAGATCACCGTGAGGTCGCGGCGCTCGTCCCGGCAGATGCGGCAGGTCTGCTGTTCGGAGACGTTGCCGCAGATCTCGCAGAACTGCACGCCTTCCTTGACCTTGCCGAGCACGTCCTGCAGCCGCCCGATGTCGGCGGGATCCGTTGCCAGGAGGTGGAAAGCGATGCGCTGGGCGCTCTTCGGCCCGACCCCGGGCAGCCGCCCGAGCTCGTCGATCAGGTCCTGGACCACACCCTCGTACAAGGGTCAGCCGCCGAACCCGAGGCTGCCGAGGTCCGGCATCCCGCCACCGCCGCCGAGGCCGCCGGCCAGGGGGCCGAGCTTCTGCTCGGTGAGCTTCTGCGCGTTGGCCGACGCGTCGCGCACCGCGGCGACCACGAGGTCGGCCAGGGTCTCGACGTCGTCCGGGTCGACCACCTTGGGGTCGATCACGAGGTTCTTGAGCTGGCTGTCGCCGGACACCGTCGCGGTGACCAGGCCGCCGCCCGCGGTGCCCGTGACCTCGGTGTTCGCGAGCTCCTCCTGCGCCTGCACGAGCTGCTGCTGCATCTGCTGCGCCTGCTGCATGATCTGCGACAGATCGAAGCCGCCGCCGCCGGGTTGCACCATGATCGCTCTCGATCCTTCCGCCACTGGGTGTTCCTCCCCAGCGTAGCCGCGTCGCCGCGCTGCCTGCCCAGGCGCCACGCGCACGCCTGTGGCACGGTGGTCGCCGTGCGCGTGAACCCTCTCCCGCTGGTGGCCGGCCTGGTGCTGCTCACGGCGTGTTCCGGTGGTGGCGGGACGCCGGCCGCGGCGCCCGCGGTCACCCCGGTGACCACCTCTTCACCGGCTGTCGTGTCGTCGTCTTCGGTGGCTTCACCGCCGCCAGTGCCGTCGACGTCCTCGTCTTCGGCCAAGCCCGCCGTACCGGCGGTGACGGGCAAGGTCGTGGTGCTGGACCCCGGCCACAACGGCGGCAACGCGTCGCACCCGAAGGACATCAACCGCAGCGTCCCGGCCGGACGCGGCGAGATGAAACCGTGCAACACGACCGGCACGGCCACCAACGCGGGATACTCCGAGCACGCGTTCAACTTCGCGGTGGCGCAGGAGGTCGGGAACGCGTTGGCGGCCAAGGGGATCAAGGTCGTCTACACCCGCACGAACGACACCGGCGTGGGCCCATGCGTCGATCGCCGCGCGGACATCGGCAACTCCGCCGGCGCCGACGCGGTCGTCTCCATCCACGCCGACGGCTCCACCTCCGCGGGCGCGCACGGGTTCCACGTCGCGTACTCCTCGCCGCCACTGAACGCGGCCCAGGGCGCTCCGTCGACGCGGCTCGCCCACGCCCTGCGCGACGGGCTTCGCGCCGACGGCTTCACCACGTCCACCTACATCGGCAGCGCGGGCCTGTCCGCCCGCTCCGACCTCGGCGGGCTGAACCTCTCGACCCGCCCGACGGTGCTCGTCGAGTGCGGCAACATGCGCAACTCCGCGGAGGCCACGCTGATGTCGTCGGCTGCCGGGCGCGCGAAGTACGCGGCCGCCATCGCCGAGGCGATCGAGGCCTACCTCGCCTGACACGCGAGGGGTCCAGCGTGTCTCCAAACCGTTGAGTGAGGCGCGCGGCAGACTCGCCGCCCGCTGGCCGCCGCGGTCACTGCCTGGCGGTGTCACGACGGCAAGCAATTGCAGGCGGTTACGGCCGACATCTGGGTACCGTCATCGTTTGGCTTCGCAGCTGGGCCGCAGCCGTCAGTAGAGCTCGACTTCCCAGCTTTCAAATTCTGGTTCGCCCGGCGGCGCGTTCCCGGTGCAGTACCGGTAGATCCACACCGCGGCTCGCCGCTCGGCGTACTCCTCGTTCACGGGTTCGCCCTGATCGTCGAGTTCCAGGACGTTGGCGAAGATCGCGAACAAGGCCTCCATCTGGCTTGGGGAGTTGCGCAGATGGTCCCAGTAGTCGATCCCGTCGAGAAGCGGATGCCCGACCGAGCCGCGCGCAACCCAGCCCGCGAAACGCCGCAGCGCGCCCGATGCCCCGTGGGACAGTCTCGTGGTCACAGCCGAGACTGTAGGGCTATCGGCGGTTGCTGCGCCGCACGTTCAGAGACACGCCCTAGTCGAGCGGGCGCGCACCCAGGTGGTCGGAGATGAGCTTGCGGGCGATCTCGTCCGGGTCCTCGTCCGCGGGCGGCGGGGGCGGCGGCGGGACGGGGCTCGAGTCCTCCGAGTAGATGTCGTCATCCTCGTCCGAGGGTTCGGGCGGGAGCGGGATGTCCGGCTCGGCGGTGGCGACCTTCGGGCGCGCCGGGGGTTCCGGGGCGCGCGGGTGCTCGGGCGCGGCCTGTTGCTGCTGCGGTGCGGGGGCCGCGGCGGCAGGGGCGGACGGAGCGGCGGATGGGCGCGTGAACGAACGCTCCGGCGTGGCCGGGGCCTGCTGGCGCTGGGGCGCGGCGGCGCGAGACGGCGCGGCGGCCGCGGTGGCGCCATGGACGCAGCGGACCTGCCAGTCGCCACCCAGCACGTCGGACAGGGCGCCCGCGATCTTGCGCGCGTTGTCCTGGTCGGACAGGCGCTTGGCGAGGGGCTCGGACTTGTGCGTGAGCGTGACGCTCGTGCCCTCGACGTCGACGACGGTCGCCTGCGTGAGCATCGCTTCGAGGCTGCGGCCGCCGGCCAATTTGCGCAGCGCGGCCAGCAGCTGCGGCCAGACGTTGCGGATCGCGGCGGCGTCGAAGC
Protein-coding regions in this window:
- a CDS encoding lipopolysaccharide biosynthesis protein → MSEAQESGTKAPGGGARGTAGKLGGSLIVSIGLGYVLTVACARLLPPDQYATFVTFWGLLMGLGSALSPLEQELSRQSAVAGLTGGLAGRGALRAVATGAAVAALFGLCLLIPPVNERLFHGTWELALIVLAGGIAFACQFGTRGLLIGQHQVKHFSWLVVAEPAVRALVLGALVVATAYNLVSLALAVAAGSFAWLLFIRQARSLVDLHADGDGWSVTLRRMLMLLLGAALTASVITGYPALVGLLAPGGDRDRIGALFAALVIARLPLTLIGPVQSLAVPFVVRLSTSAEGRHRLRRVLSLGTLASLALAALGAVVGALIGPWAVQFVNGAGYQVDGWAVAGLVWSSVLLVPMQLLTAVLIARTQARRVLVTWAVVAATASVLLLVLPGDTVLRAVIALAAAPTVGLVVVLAFVLGKSPVEATSGTGEASS
- a CDS encoding glycosyltransferase family 2 protein; the encoded protein is MSANPLLPSLSVVIPVYNEQDWISRSVGALVASAEAAQWPVEILVVDDGSTDATAEKLTELRERHGITVLSQANGGRFEARRAGMSKASGDWIMLLDSRVIVDQHSLTFLRDQLVEHPERAVWNGHINVASEHNPYAGFMAGLVKVPWRRYCANPRLMSFGIEDFDVYPKGTTFFCARRELLEGSVVAFASLFDDIRFASDDTRMLRWIAERERIFLAPDLSATYHGRDSFKKFYSQSFFRGTTYVDSYLASPGVARNALFGALAVGVVGLGLAAKKPKTAAVVGVAGAVAAGAAVKRCGATNAEARAVTTLLPVFATGFGAGVVRGLYLALRTILRRR
- a CDS encoding UDP-N-acetylglucosamine 2-epimerase, producing MGLTVISFILGTTAELIKIAPVYHGIAERGMRPKIWFTAQHVDEVADVLSDLKLPEPDVWLVPEDKAHNLESPAQVPAWAAQVLRTAWSRRAELRAALNEDGRPPLVLVHGDTFTTPYGSLIGKRILKSRVGHVEAGARSGSILSPLPEELNRKIAAKIVDMHFAPSAREVNNLRHARGVVVDTEANTAIDAMRLAINQPLDVPNLPEKFGLATLHRFELVSRADKYREALEILREQSRKMPILYMAGAPEREKIRSLGLDNLFDDKFIAQPKMRYLKFLPLVARAEYVVTDSGGLSAECYYLGLPCAVHRERTETPQHLGETVVLTEMRGDKLQNFLDTYQNRRGESWMDKYHPSDIIVDTLAQLGYC
- the recR gene encoding recombination mediator RecR, with the translated sequence MYEGVVQDLIDELGRLPGVGPKSAQRIAFHLLATDPADIGRLQDVLGKVKEGVQFCEICGNVSEQQTCRICRDERRDLTVICVVEEPKDVLAVERTREFKGRYHVLGGALDPLSGIGPEQLRMRELLKRIGAADISEIIIATDPNTEGEATATYLVRMLRDFPGLSVTRLASGLPMGGDLEFADELTLGRALSGRRAL
- a CDS encoding YbaB/EbfC family nucleoid-associated protein — translated: MVQPGGGGFDLSQIMQQAQQMQQQLVQAQEELANTEVTGTAGGGLVTATVSGDSQLKNLVIDPKVVDPDDVETLADLVVAAVRDASANAQKLTEQKLGPLAGGLGGGGGMPDLGSLGFGG
- a CDS encoding N-acetylmuramoyl-L-alanine amidase, encoding MVAVRVNPLPLVAGLVLLTACSGGGGTPAAAPAVTPVTTSSPAVVSSSSVASPPPVPSTSSSSAKPAVPAVTGKVVVLDPGHNGGNASHPKDINRSVPAGRGEMKPCNTTGTATNAGYSEHAFNFAVAQEVGNALAAKGIKVVYTRTNDTGVGPCVDRRADIGNSAGADAVVSIHADGSTSAGAHGFHVAYSSPPLNAAQGAPSTRLAHALRDGLRADGFTTSTYIGSAGLSARSDLGGLNLSTRPTVLVECGNMRNSAEATLMSSAAGRAKYAAAIAEAIEAYLA